The DNA sequence TAGTCGTCTCAAAAGGACAATGAtacatcccaaaatggcaccctattcctattgtagcgcactacttttgaacagggcctatAAAAGGGTAGCGGTGCAGTAAATAAGGAaaggccatttgggatgcagaggcAGAGTACCTCGGTCAAAGAGGATGACGATGACATCACAACCAACCAGCTAGATGACATCACAACCAACCAGCTAGATGACAGCACAACCAACCAGCTAGATGACATCACAACCAAAGCGAACACGCTcttctccgtagccgacgtgagtatgACCTTTAAAACAGGGCAACATTcactaccaggacatgtactcagcgCATGTGTTCACTGacatttttcaacctctccccgcGAGTCTGTAATTcctgcatgtttcaagcagaccgccaTAGCCCCTTGCGCCCAAGAACGCcatgcctaaatgattaccgcccccgTAGCGCTtgctttgaaagtctggtcatggcgcacatcaacaccatcatcccagaaacccctAGACCCaccacaatttgcataccgccccaacagaccatcagatgatgccatctctatcccacactgccctttcccacctggacaaaaggaacacttatgtgagaacgctgttcattgactacagctcagcgttcaacaccatagtgccctccaagctcatgactaatctaaggaccctgggactgaacacctccatatgcaactggatcctggacttcctgacgggccgccccccaggtggtgagggtaagtaacaacaaatctgccatgctgatcctcaacatgggggcccctcaggggtgcgtgctcagacccctcctgtactctgttCAAGCACGACTACAACACCGTCATTATGTTTTCtggcgacacaacagtggtaggcctgatcactgacagcctatagggaggtggtcagagacttggcagtgTGGTACCAAGACAACAAAcgctccctcaatgtgagcaaaacaaaaggagctgatcgtggactacaggaaaaggcgggccgaattTTTCCgataaggtctacctacacacctgttgtattcagtgtttTTCCgataaggtctacctacacacctgttgtattcggtgttTTTCCGATAAGGTTTACctacacacctgttgtattcggtgttTTTCCgataaggtctacctacacacctgttgtattcggtgttTTTCCgataaggtctacctacacacctgttgtattcggtgttTTTCCgataaggtctacctacacacctgttgtattcagtgtttTTCCgataaggtctacctacacacctgttgtattcggtgttTTTCCgataaggtctacctacacacctgttgtattcggtgcatgtgaccaatacaatacaatttgattggattGAATTTGAAAAGGAGAAATGACTTCAACGTGTCGCGTAATTAGAACGAGTAAAAGCAGCCGGAACGGGAACCCATAGGGGCTCTAGTCAAACcaagtgcactacgtagggaataggctgccatttgggacacaacccagcGAGAGATCAAGTCCTCATTAAAAGATAAGGTCGTAGTACTGGACAGCAGCTTGTTAATAATACAACTCAAAATATACTGAGTGTGAGGAACTGAACTGGAGCTGGCTGGCTCGTCAACAGCATCCTATCACAACCAAGATAAGCAGACCGTTCCAATGCTATGCTAACAATTAAGGCGTTAGCAAACAGGCTAGACAGCCAAATGTTATGCTAACAATTAAGGCGTTAGCAAACAGGCTAGACAGCCAAATGTTATGCTAACAATTAAGGCGTTAGCAAACAGGCTAGACAGCCAAATGTTATGCTAACAATTAAGGCGTTAGCAAACAGGCTAGACAGCCAAATGTTATGCTAACAATTAAGGCGTTAGCAAACAGGCTAGACAGCCAAATGTTATGCTAACAATTAAGGCGTTAGCAAACAGGCTAGACAGCCAAATGTTATGCTAACAATTAAGGCGTTAGCAAACAGGCTAGACAGCCAAATGTTATGCTAACAATTAAGGCGTTAGCAAACAGGCTAGACAGCCAAATGTTATGCTAACAATTAAATCTAGCTAGGAGGAGCCCATGCTATTAGTATCATTATCATCAGGCTAGCTAACAAGCTCCTAATGAAAAGTGACCCCGAAATCAGTGTTCAGCGAGCGCATGATAAATGGTCAGGTCCTCCACTAGGAAATCACTCCACTTAACTCCTCTGACCAGTTGGGGGTTCAGCGACCGAGCAGCCCTAGGTGCTACGGACAGGTGACATGACAGAAGATACAACTGGCTGGGTAGAGGGGAACGGGGGTGggctgggagggaggagaggagaagggatgggaggggggagaggagaagggatgggagggaggagaggagaagggatgggagggaggagaggagaagggatggaggagaagagaagggatgggagggaggagaggagaagggatgggagggaggagaggagaagggatgggagggaggagaagggatgggagggaggagaggagaagggatgggagggaggagaggagaagggatgggagggaggagaggagaagggatgggagggaggagaggagaagggatgggagggaggagaggagaagggatgggagggaggagaggagaagggatggaACACCATCTCAACTATACCTCCCCCAGTAAGAAAATAGATTTTAAAAAAAgatagggggagaagggagagggcaGGGGAGCCACAGGtgaataaaaacatgtttgctgATCTTTTTCTATTGTCTAATCTCCCGGGTGGTCCAGTCTGAACACACTATTACATCTAACAttacggagagagagaaagagagagaggggggagggagaaagagagagaggggggaaggaagggagagagagaggggggaagggagagagaggggggaagggagagagagagaggggggaagggagagagagagaggggggaagggagagagagagagaggggggaagggagagagagagaggggggaagggagagagagagagggggaagggagagagagagaggggggaaaggagagagagagaggcagagagagacacagagagagagaggcagagagagacacagagagagagagaggcagagagagacagagagagagaggggcagagagagacacagagagagagaggcagagagagacacacaaagagagaggcagagagagacacagagagagagagagaggcagagagagacagagagagagagagaggcagagagagacagagagagagagagaggcagagagagagagaggcagagagagaaagagtgatggggagggagagagagagaggcagagagagacacagagagagagaggcagagagagaacgagtgatggggggagagagagagagacagagagagacagagagacagagagagagagagacagagagagaggcagagagagaggcagagagagacagagagagagaggcagagagacacagagagagagagagagagagaggcagagagagacagagagagagagaggcagagagagacagagagagacagagagagagaggcagagagagagaggcagagagagagaggggcagagagaaagagtgatggggagggagggagagagagagagagagagagagagagacacacagagagagagagacacagagagagagagacacagagagagagagacacagagagagagagacacagagagagagagacacagagagagagagacacagagagagagaggcagagagagaaagagtgatggggggagagagagagagagagagagagacagagagagagacagagagagaggcagagaaagacacagagagagagaggcagagagagacacagagagagacacagagagaggcagagagacacagggagagagagagaggcagagagacagagaggcagagagagaaagagtgatgggggagagagaaagagtgaggggggagggagcgagaaagagagagcgagacaacaGTTCTCTGGTAACGTGGATCCCTCCTTCCAAAGTGCTGAATGGAGCCAGGATCTCCCCTTTTCAAAGCCACAAATCAAAATCCACTTCTCAGCCCAACACCAAAAACTACAGGTGGCGGGAATTCGGCCCCTGTCCGTTCCAAACCGTTCTAATTGAAGCACAGAGCGGCTGCCCATACGTCAGCAAGCCTTCCTCTAAATGAAAGCAGTGCCCTCTGGGTAGATGAGGATGATGTATTACACCTCTCCAGACTACAGCATACCCACCTCCTGCTCAGTTCAACCAAGGGAGCCTTGCAACATACTTCTACTgatcttccctccctccatccatccctccatctctctccctctccctcccttctccatgAGTCCAGAGATTCATAAGAGCCATTTGTTTAATAATTCTATTTAGTTTATGTCTAGCGtgtgtagtacacacacacacacacacacacacacacacacacacacacacacacacacacacacggttaagATTTAGTTAGTCCTGGTTGGTTCAACAGGAAGCTGCCACAACACGTTGGAGGTATCAATATTCTGCTGGTCAGAGGAAACGAGGGAAGACAAGAAGGGGAaaaaagacagagggaggaggaatgaGGCTCGAACACTGTGCGCAAGTGTGCAAGGCAGAAAAGCGAGTGAgcgagcaagcgagagagagagaaacagcactGATGATCGACGCCAGGCTGCCACCACTCTGTAGCGGTGAGTGGCTGCAACAACGAAAGCTCAGAATAACATCCCTGGCTTTCCTGCTCGTCGTTTCTCTCTGCCACTGCCTGCCTGCGTCGTTAGCTGGCTGCTCGGGACGCCCAGAGCCTATAGGAGAAGAGCAGCACTCTGATCGCTGCAGTAGGCTGTGTTGCCACCACACCACGGACCGACTAACCCAACGGCTCCCTGCCTGCCGCGTCTCCCTGCCATCAACAAGTTAGGGACTGGACGGTTAAGGGAATGACCCACCCCCAACCAAGAGGGGCACCATTTGATCCTCAATTAACCAATTGAGCTGACATCATTGCAGTGGAAGACGAAGGAGAACGaaggaaacaaaaaaaaaggaggggaggggggaggggggggggggggttgaacagCAGCGAGTGGCTGCATTCCCGAGCCAGGGCGCTTTGGATACAAATCATCAACTTGAAAAAAAAGATATAAACtattgataaaaataaaaatgcaccctttttttttttgttggatAATGTGGGATTAAAACGACACAAGGAAAGAGTAAACAAATAGAAACCGACAACATCGACATGGGATTTGTGATTTTGTTTCAACTGGGAGGGCTTAAGAGCAACGCCGCCACTTCGTTACTTCAGGAAGAGAAGAGCCCGGTTCCTTTTGTGATTTCTACTCAAAAGGGCTTTTCTTTCCTCCCTTTGGACTCGTGTTGCGTCTGGCTGCTTCGCGAGTCCGCTGTGGAAGAGGACAGTTGAATGCAGCCTCCGACGTGCACAAAAGAATGGGTAAGTTCTCCTCTTTTATCCAGAGAGTCTGGACCTGAATAGGaaacagagtgaaaaggagggggggggggctagtaTGGGTATTGATGGCTTGTCTACTTCCTTCCaatgtcatcctcctcttctctctctactccattttcctttggaggggagggggggcaagTCGTGATTTCTGATTACATTAAACGACCAACTGACATGTTGTATAACAGagtaaaaaataattatatatatatagacattgGTATGGCACATCCTTTAAAGCAAATTCTTAAAGAATGTTgagtcacatttttttttttaaacctactGAATCAAAACCGATTCTAGAAGCAGAGAGACGAGGAAAGAacattcattaaaaataaaatatatttaaaaaaaataacctgcAGATCTTCTTTGTCGAATCATAACCAATTACGACAAGTCAGCGCAAAAGGGAGGAAAAGGAGGTGAAGGGAGGAAAATGAgctgaagggagagggagaaaagtccTCCACATCACTGCTTCCTGTATTAATACAGAAGCTTCACATGTAACAGAATCCTCTCAGGCAGGTTGTTCTtcatctcccttccttccttccttccttccttgacCACCGTCAAAGTAAACTCTGAACACTTATGTTCATGTACACAGCAGTGATGCTACGTGGTCGATGATATGTGAAATTCAGGAATactgagggggtggggggtgaagacggagagagagcaagagaaagatgagagagagcaagagagcgcgagagagacagagagagagagagagagagagagagagagagagagagagagagagagagagagagagagagacagagagactcacagagagagagagagagcgagagagcgagagagcgcgaggatAATAAAAGTGTTACCACCACAGATCAGCAGTATGTGTACTGCAGAGATTAGCTTTCCCTCCCATTGGTTGATTTTATTATCTTTAAACCCCCCAGGTTTCCATTCAAGGTGGCCATTGGTGGGACCTGCACCAACGGcattgtgcctgtgtgtgttcagCATGCTGCTGTGCCTGCCGTCTCCTGCGTCATGCACAACCTGCCCCCAGAAATGCCGTTGCGAAGACCAGCAGTTCTACTGCGACACCCAAGGACTGGAGGCGCCCCCGGACGGCGTTGACAGGGGGGCCCTGGGGTTATCACTCCGCCACAACAGCGTCGCTGAACTGAGCCCGGACCAGTTCTATGGCTTCTCCCAGCTCACCTGGCTCCACCTGGACCACAACCAGATCACCACGGTGCAGGAGGACGCCTTCCAGGGGCTCTACAAACTCAAAGACCTCAACCTGAGCTCCAACCGGATCACAAAGCTGCCAAACACAACCTTCATCCACCTCATCAACCTACAGATCTTAGATCTGTCCTTCAACCTGATGACTGCGCTGGAGCCTGAGCTGTTCCATGGCCTCCGCAAGCTGCAGATCCTCCACCTGCGCTCCAACTCGCTGCGCACCACCCCCGTCCGGGCCTTCTGGGACTGCCGTAGCCTTGAGTACCTGGGTCTGTCCAACAACCGGCTGCGAAGCCTGGCCCGGAACGGCTTTGCTGGCCTCATTAAACTCAGAGAACTCCACTTGGAACACAACCAGCTGACTAAGATCAATCTGGCTCATTTCCCCCGTCTGGTGGCTCTGCAGTTCCTTTATCTGCAGTGGAACAAGATCTCCAACCTGACCTGCGGTATGGAGTGGACCTGGACCACGCTGGAGAAGATGGACCTCACGGGGAACGAGATCCGGGTGCTGACCCCGGACGTGTTCGAGACGCTGCCCAACCTGAAGATCCTCCTATTGGATAACAACAAGCTAGGCAGCCTGGACCCTCTGGTCTTGGATATGTGGCGGTCTCTAGGTACCGTGGGGCTGTCCAGCAACCTTTGGGAATGTACCAAAGGGATCTGCTCGCTGGCCACTTGGCTTAGCACCTTCAAGGGGAGGTGGGAACACTCCATCCTGTGTCACACCCCCGAGTACGCCCAGGGCGAGGAGATACTGGACGCCGTTTATGGATTCCAGCTTTGTCTGAATTTTACGATGCCGCCACCTGTCGTCTTGACCACAACCACTTTGTCAATGGTCACGGACTCGCCGACAGGCACGACGGCGGAGGTCACCAGCTCTCTGTTCGGAGTAATGAAGCAGACACCCACACAGGGCGGGGATTTGGGGCGCTTTACGACCGTAACGACAACCACCGCCGCGCCGCGCACCGCCCTGGCAACCACGGTGGAGGGCGGGAGTGGAGCGGCGGGGGGAGTCCCCGAGGACTTCTCGGAGACGGACAACACGGTCCTAACCCAGAGGGTGATCATCGGAACGATGGTCCTTCTGTTTACCTTCTTCCTCATCATTTTCGTTGTGTTCATCTCGCGGAAGTGCTGCCCTCCTACCATGCGCAGGATACGCCAGTGCTCGGCCATGCAGAACCGCCGCCAGATGAGGACCCAGCAGCGGCAGCAAATGGCGGACCTGGCCACGCAGGTACCCTATAACGAGTACGAGCCCAGCCACGAGGAGGGAGCGCTGGTTATCATCAACGGCTACGGGCAGTGCAAGTGTCAACAGCTGCCTTACAAAGAGTGTGAAGTATAAACTATGTATTTCCCCCTGGAGCAGCATATGGGCTGTTGACCATTCTGACCATTTCAAACAATACAGGGTTTGTTTTTTGCTCCCCCCCCCCAGTttatacaacaacaaaacactttctaCTCGTTAGCTCTGAGAAATCAATGCGATTAGTATATTGAGTGGGAGAGTTGATGACTGGTGGGTGGAATGGACAGTGAAgagactgatgatgatgatgtagtaggAATAGTCACCATTTATTTTTATATGAATGCAAGATTGTTCATATCAGATAGCTGTGGGCAATCAGTCTCCACAGGAAGAAAAGATTGTTCATATCAAATAGCTGTGGGCAATCAGTCTCCACAGGAAGAAAAGATTGTTCATATCAAATAGCTGTGGGCAATCAGTCTCCACAGGAAGAAGACAAGAAAAAAAAACCCTGGTAGACAGATGTGTCACCCCATTACTATCAGTCACTATGTTCCACAGgaccagagagaagaagatgaCATCTTTAGGTGTCTGGAGACGAATCCCTCTTTACTACGAGACGGTAAGGCTACAGGTACACGGTCCGTATCATTTCCAAGGGGGACATTTGATTTTGatgaaatgttttttgttgttgtttttttaaaaagATGCACAGTAGCCACCGTCTGTCACCATCACAAACACTTGTTGGTACAGTAGCGAGTATATAAAAAGGGGTTGGTTATTAAAttaaatgctttttttttttttttgtcacaatttgttcatttttttttttttttttttttgtaaatttacTATGAATATTGAATAAATGTTTATTTATGTCACAATCTGAATTAAATCTCCAACGGAAAATTGAATCTAAAACATTTACTTGGTTGCAATTTATGTTCCATAAATGTGTATTTCCTCCCTCTGGATCCAAACAGGACCTTTAATTCTGGTCCGTGAACACTTATTAGTCTTTTTGTCTTGATTTGATTCGATGAAGTCCATTGCCAAGCCATTACATCTAAAAGCTTAGCCCTGTACGTGTGGGGAGGTTCATGTCCAGCATGCCCCAGTACCTGCTTAGCCAAACCGTCTACAGTATCTATGACATGTGGAGATGTATCAGACCATGTAAACACTTCACCATCATCAGCCACACTGTAGTATTAAAAGAGATTAGTGTAACGATCTGTAGACAGATATCAGCATGCTCGCCGACAGAAACTGGTAGCCACAGCTTATCCTTTTTTTACTGCGATAGTTCACCAGGAGCCAACAGACACACAAGGTAGAAGAAGTGTTTTTTTGGAGAGGTAGTATCAGATATCTAGCTAGTACAGAGAGAGATTAATGATGAACAATGAAAAACCCATTCTGCTctgcagtctctctccctcttacgcCGAAAATACATTTGTCCCAGGAGGAGTCCCAGTCGTATTAGAGCTCCCAGCTAGCCAAGCCTCCGTGGAACAGCACAGACCCTAATCAGCTCTGACAGCGTCAACATTGAACCAATTAAGGACAGGCAAAAAAAATCATGTAATATTCTGTCTCCCACACCAGTGATCCAAGCAAAGATTTAGCTTGCTACTGCTGCCAGTCAGTCGGCCACGCAAAAAAACACAGTCGGTACAAACATACATTATCCTTCACTCAACACGGCCAACTAGGGCATTTATCTCCATACCGCCAATCCTGCTCTTGTGAGAGACTGTCAGGCTGACATTTCCCTTCcttggaaagagagggggggggacaggcagaaaggagaggaggggggggacaggtagaaaggagaggagggggggtggacaggcagaaaggagaggagggggggtggacaggcagaaaggagaggagggggggtggacaggcagaaaggagaggagggggggtggacaggcagaaaggagaggagggggggtgacaggcagaaaggagaggagggggggtgacaggcagaaaggagaggagggggggtgacaggcagaaaggagaggagggggggtgacaggcagaaaggagaggggggacaggcagaaaggagaggggggacaggcagaaaggagaggggggacaggcagaaaggagaggggggacaggcagaaaggagaggggggacaggcagaaaggagaggggggacaggcagaaaggagaggggggacaggcagaaaggagagggggacaggcagaaaggagagggggacaggcagaaaggagagggggacaggcagaaaggagagggggacaggcagaaaggagaggagggggggcagaaaggagaggagggggggcagAAAGGGTCGGGGGGACAGGCAGAAAGGGTCGGGGGGACAGGCAGAAAGGGTCGGGGGGACAGGCAGAAAGGGTCGGGGGGACAGGCAGAAAGGGTCGGGGGGACAGGCAGAAAGGGTCGGGGGGACAGGCAGAAAGGGTCGGGGGGACAAGCAGAAAGGGTCGGGGGGACAAGCAGAAAGGGTCGGGGGGACAAGCAGAAAGGGTCGGGGGGACAGGCAGAAAGGGTCGGGGGGACAGGCAGAAAGGGTCGGGGGGACAGGCAGAAAGGGTCGGGGGGACAGGCAGAAAGGGTCGGGGGGACAGGCAGAAAGGGTCGGGGGGACAGGCAGAAAGGGTCGGGGGGACAGGCAGAAAGGGTCGGGGGGGGAGGGGGACCGGCAGAAAGGGTCGGGGGGGGAGGGGGACCGGCAGAAAGGGTCGGGGGGACCGGCAgaaaggagaggggggacaggcagaaaggagaggggggataggCAGAAAGGGTCGGGGGGACAGGCAGAAAGGGTCGGGGGGACAGGCAGAAAGGGTCGGGGGGACAGGCAGAAAGGGTCGGGGGGGAGGGGGACCGGCAGAAAGGGTCGGGGGGACCGGCAGAAAGGGTCGGGGGGACCGGCAGAAAGGGTCGGGGGGACAGGCAGAAAGGGTCGGGG is a window from the Oncorhynchus clarkii lewisi isolate Uvic-CL-2024 chromosome 14, UVic_Ocla_1.0, whole genome shotgun sequence genome containing:
- the LOC139366097 gene encoding leucine-rich repeat transmembrane neuronal protein 2-like, yielding MGFHSRWPLVGPAPTALCLCVFSMLLCLPSPASCTTCPQKCRCEDQQFYCDTQGLEAPPDGVDRGALGLSLRHNSVAELSPDQFYGFSQLTWLHLDHNQITTVQEDAFQGLYKLKDLNLSSNRITKLPNTTFIHLINLQILDLSFNLMTALEPELFHGLRKLQILHLRSNSLRTTPVRAFWDCRSLEYLGLSNNRLRSLARNGFAGLIKLRELHLEHNQLTKINLAHFPRLVALQFLYLQWNKISNLTCGMEWTWTTLEKMDLTGNEIRVLTPDVFETLPNLKILLLDNNKLGSLDPLVLDMWRSLGTVGLSSNLWECTKGICSLATWLSTFKGRWEHSILCHTPEYAQGEEILDAVYGFQLCLNFTMPPPVVLTTTTLSMVTDSPTGTTAEVTSSLFGVMKQTPTQGGDLGRFTTVTTTTAAPRTALATTVEGGSGAAGGVPEDFSETDNTVLTQRVIIGTMVLLFTFFLIIFVVFISRKCCPPTMRRIRQCSAMQNRRQMRTQQRQQMADLATQVPYNEYEPSHEEGALVIINGYGQCKCQQLPYKECEV